In the genome of Apium graveolens cultivar Ventura unplaced genomic scaffold, ASM990537v1 ctg367, whole genome shotgun sequence, the window TCTGGGTACTCAGACAGTGATATGGGAGGCACGGTGGATGATAGGAAGAGCACGGGAGGAATGGCATATTACTTGAATGAAAGTCTCATATCCTGGGTGTCACAAAAGCAAAGGTGTGTGGCATTATCCTCGTGTGAAGCTGAACTAATGGCGGCCATTGCAGCAGCTTCTCAAGGGATTTGGTTGTGGAATGTACTGGGTCAGATCACATCAGAATATATAGGTCCAGTTACTCTATATATCGACAATATGTCAGCCATTGACTTGGCTAAGAACCCTGTGTTCAATGGCAGGTCCAAACACATTGATATCCGTTACCATTTCATCCGTGAATGTGTAGAACGCGACGAAGTGATTGTCAAACATGTTAGCAGTGGGATGCAACAGGCTGATAGTCTGACTAAGGCAATGACAACATAAGTTGAGAGGACGCGTATCTTCTGGGAGTGCAGCAGCTAGATAAGAAGTTGAGATTAAGGGGAGAATTGTTGGATAATCTTAAAATTTAGTGTTTTAATTTATTGTTATTTATTTGATGTTTGTTTAGTTCAACTCTGAATTGGTCGTGTTGTCGAGTAGGAGTATTTGTAGGCAGCATTTACAAATAAGAGTAGCAGAGTTATTGTAGGGAAGTAGTTGGTGTGTGGTCTAAATTTCTAGCATAGTTATTTCTTGTACGTTTTATATATCTGGTATTTTCAGAGGATATCAATAACAACTGTTCTTGGCACTCTTGTTTACAGAGTAATTATTTTATATCAAATCGTATTACCCACACAAACtgtatattttaaaataaaatttaaaagcggcatttttgaaaataaatttaaaaatgattgtattttaaaaataagtttaaaaatgTAGGTATTTTGGGTAATTTACTTTAATAGTATATTTAAGATATATAATTGGAGAAAATTCATTTTGAAAATAAATTACGATGAACATTATATATATCAAATATGTAATTATGCAGAATCAAACTCTCAAAAAGTTAAAACtttaaatgaaataaataaatcTTGCATAATAAGTTGCACGAAATCAAACCCGGCTTTAAGCAATAACTCAGTCTAGATATTCTTGTGTTTGTCGGAAGgatatttttcttttaaataaaaaatatagatgcatatttgaatatttgaaaattgttataattataaaaattgatAATTGTAAAGTTGTATTCAACGACCACCAAATTTCAAACCTTACTTTTATCAAAGAAAAGTAAACTATCTAATTGCAATTATCAGATTCAATCAAAAGAAACTTGTGGAATGTTGTATTCTTTaactttttatttatttactaGAATTTAGTATTCTCCAAATTCATAATAATCCAAGAAAATATATGATTAGTTTCTATATCTGTTTAAGTGTAGTTTAATGAAGTAGCCATAAAAACAATATTCATTAGTTATCTATGCACATTATGCACAAATGCTTGTGATTAAATACAAATGTATACATAGTGAAGGTGATTAGTCATATATATTTTATGCTTTCTTCATACATTATCGGAGCCACATATAACAAAAAATATATAGGTATtgactttaaaatttgaatttaaataagGGAAAgaatatttaagaaaaaattgatatttaattatttattcaagtTTTGAATACTTATTTTTCCTAAACAAAACATGTGTGCTATCTTTATTATCTAGTTGTTATAATTCACAATATTGTTCCTTATTGTCCGGCGATTATAATTCACAATATTGTTGCTCGAATCACAGTTAAAGCGTCCAAATTTTCTTTCGACATATCAAGTTGCAAAGACCTTAAAAAAAGGCCTTCGTGGTTTCATAGTACAACCGAATCAGATCACTTGTTTAATTCATATATAAAACGAGAATGAGGATAACATTTTCTTCTAGTTGTCAGTGTTTTCACTAGGAGCGAGCAAAAAAAACCGGAAAATCAAAACCAGATtgaaaaatcaaaaaatcaaatCGAAACAAACCGAAATTGATGAAAACCGACAAAAATTGTAATCGAACTGAACCCATGGAACGATTTGGTAACGATTACATTATATGCTTATAACCAAATCGAAAAAACCGAACCAATTATagaatataatattttatataatactatattaaaataatagtatgatataattatgtagaaTAAATAAGTAACCGTGTAAATTACCTTATGCAACTCGATAAGTGAGTAATTTTATTAAACATAACTAGCTCTAtagcccgtgcaatgcacgggcATGCACTAAATTGTTCgaattgatgttattttaggtaaTGTACATTGTTGAACTATATATTTATATACGTTGTTAAATTGTTCAAATTTTTTTATACTTGACCTAAATAACTTTCCCCCTCCTTCTTTCAATATTAACAAATTCATATCTCTGGACATGTTAGGTCGTTGCACTTAAAACATAAACTTTACCAAGATTATTTATGTTAGTCGATAACATTCTTCGATGTTGTGGCATGTAATGACGCAGCTTAACACCAATGTAAATCAACATGATTATATATTTTATCAAATACTATAAGccaaaatatatattattttttaaacatctaatttgtaaatttttaatattaagaAAATGTAAGCACTGGCATTTGAGAAAAAAATATTGGTACATTTATCGGTCGAGGATTTTgagtaaaataaatatatattggAGGTCCATTAATTAGACAGAATGCAATATTTAGCTAGTGCAATGCATGTGCATACTCTAAATAGGTATAAATTATTAATTTGTTTGTGTATTTATATGTCAGAAATAtgatcaaaactattttttgtGTTAAAAATATTATTGATGAGTTTTATAACATTTGATGTTACTACAAGTTTGTATTGTACCTAAATACCTGAGAGTTCCTTATTTTATAATCTTTacttgaatttaaattttttattcgTTCTAATAAATTCTCGGAGTGAGCGAGTATCGAACCAAGGATCTGGGACGATAGAAGATAAACTCTTAATCACTTGGGTTATCCAACCTTGCTCTTGAATTTGAGCTTATTTTAACCATATAACTGTTATAATACTTAAAGTATGACATGGTTCCATACAATTAATTTAATAAGAGGTATGGATATTTATAATGCGCATGCATTCTTAATACATGTTTTTTTATCTATATCTTTTTAAATATCTAATTCATAAATTGTTATAATAGATCTGAATATTAGTATTATTGTGATATATGGTATAAGTTTACAAATTATGTGATAAAATATTGTTGATAGCGTGTGACGAAAATCAATGAAACTTGTGAcaaacaaaaatatttttttaataataaactaaaataatttaaatggattgacatttatttataaaataagaGAAAACAACCAATataccaaattttgggtataCCTTGACCCAATATACATGTCGTCAGTTTGTTGGCTCTGAATACCCACCTGATGCGCTAACCACGATATCATATTTATTTTATGTTAATATACATAGAAATAtgtgttgggtataattctaactacacagcaacaatgggcagttatatatataataataagaacatggcaaataaccaactaacgaaataaaacacgaaggcaataacaaactataaatactgtaattgacaaagacagaaaagaaaacttatctcttatcgctttccaaattctgataagaagaagaacacaacagctgagtcgccaaacccttcaagaggacttgactgttcttgaagagattattgccccccccccccacttaagctgtgatggaatgcagcaatatcgcttctaggataaaacagcaacagatcaatctggctacagaaccaacaatgatcaacggcgactcgcaccttagtttgcccaaaaaacctatgcaactcatatatgtttgcgaggtaggcaccgagacttgtcattttaatctcaagtatacctctcaatatataggcatctcaagttgctcttcttctattttactcgatgtggtacaccaagtaacaaaacagaaaaagtaaacaaaatgggttttccttataatttatattatatcctgattaattaatattaatattacaaaatatattcagagtatgattaaatgtatatggtagaggtactaccaattcatccttacaacttgttattaccacattgaatacactttgagggatctcctctcaggtatattgggttcccgctgttgatgaattatgatgggttaccagTCCCATTCCCAGcctcgacttaaggactatagcatgctcaatccctttagtcagcggatcagctatattatcctgagttcttatgaactctatagcaataatcctatcagacacaagaccccttatagactttagtctaacttggatgtgtctctttgttttatcATTACACTTTACACTTTtgactttgtcgatagttgtacggctatcacaatgaacagaaatggcaggaagcggcttgcttactacaggtaacatactcatgagtccatgtaaccattcagcctccgtccccgtggcatcaagtgcacacaactcagcctcaaaagtagaccgggtaatcaaagtctgtctagaagactttcaggacactgctccacccgcaagggtaaatacatatccagtcactccattggaaccagatttcttagctatccaacttgcatcactgtacccctcgagtacccccggaaatctccggtaatgcaagccaagggaaatagttccctttagatatctaagaactctatccagtgcctcccaatgagtcttatTTGGACAGCTTGTttatctagccaacttagacacagaataagaaatatctggcctagtcacattagcaagatattgcaaactcccaataatctaagaataccttaactgagatacaggaactcctgaactattcttgactaaggcaacttttgaatcatatggtgtactagcaattctacaatttgaataatcatacttctcaagtatagatttctctatataatgagactgtgacaaagctattccatcagttgactgagtcaacttgatcccaagaatcacactagcttcacccatatccttcatctcaaagtgcatcttcaagaaactctttgtctcgttaaaaatctcaatattggttccaaacaacaagatatcatctacatacaaacacacgatcacacaatcattacctctaaccttatagtaggcacacttgtcactttcatttaCTAAAAAATTCGAAatctaaaacagtttcatcaaactttttatgccagtctataggtgcttgtttaaggccttagatggacttgactagtctacatactttcctctcattaccagaagcaacaaatccctcaggctgatccatataaatctcttcttcaaggtcaccatgaagaaaagctgtctttacatccatttgatggatgataagaccatgtatagaagccaatgcaataagcattctgattgttgtcattcgggcaactggagaatatgtatTAAAATAATCAATGCAttccctttgcctaaagcccttagcaactagcctagcattgtacttatttattgagccatcagggtttagcttcctcttgaagatccatttacatccaatagtagaacaccctggagggagatcaactaactcccatgtttcgtttgaaacaattgagtcaatttcactctttaaAGCGCCTTTCtaatgccttgactccgaagaatctttggcttgacggaaagttaaaggctcatcctcgacattgtaagtgataaagtcacttccaaagtccttgactacctttgtacgcttactccttctaggttcctctacttcgtAAAGAGTAGAGCTATtaccaggatccacccccacatttgtcatcttttccacatgatcaggaatagaacgtgatgtgtgagtgggatcatcctcaaaactacccaaagatataccagtcttcattgggaatacttcctcaaagaaagttgtatcacgaaactcaactatcgtattcgccacaataccatctatgtcagattttaatactaaaaatctcatagcagttgtggtttcaagatagcccggaaagatacaatcaatagttttcggacccagtttctttctcttgtgttcagggaaaagtaccttagcaaggcacccccacacacgaagataactcaaacttgtcaTATGCTTTCTCCATAATTTatatggtgtcttgtccatatattgcagagggactctattcggaatatggcaagccgtattcagagc includes:
- the LOC141701270 gene encoding secreted RxLR effector protein 161-like, which codes for MNGERQLTLRCTRVWLEVFVTWLIHVPDIAYAVGIVSRYMERPTILHLSAVKRILRYLKGTLQFGLVYSEKGGNNIISGYSDSDMGGTVDDRKSTGGMAYYLNESLISWVSQKQRCVALSSCEAELMAAIAAASQGIWLWNVLGQITSEYIGPVTLYIDNMSAIDLAKNPVFNGRSKHIDIRYHFIRECVERDEVIVKHVSSGMQQADSLTKAMTT